One part of the Odontesthes bonariensis isolate fOdoBon6 chromosome 15, fOdoBon6.hap1, whole genome shotgun sequence genome encodes these proteins:
- the nrl gene encoding neural retina-specific leucine zipper protein, with protein MSSPTLPMPPLPPSPLAMEYLNDFDLLKFEVKSDTPPLPPPCVYPKSGLPHDPSSSPYTSHPPQDSSLSSSPYNSLPPSPTLSDAHPPPSGSSSLSSSSSSISFPLSISNSFASGISSGSQGNVEGSPAHGGPQGPTPASLEDLIWLAALQQQFGGEVTGPATLLGALGGVPERGDRERGQVNGFLGCEDAVEALLNSAAAAVSSQFPGLSQSSSSNLGDSSSDSGGDISCAKAGDMCHRPLVFLSSAQPSLPNTGPASAPYPQPLSPQGRLHHHQHHHHQHHPHHPMHGSHHHHHHPQVNQCGVNERFSDEQLVSLSVRELNRHLRGVSKDEVVRLKQKRRTLKNRGYAQSCRYKRLQHRHALESEKHVLTQQLEQLQCELTRVLRERDAYKARYEKLLSTNHSTGSDAPPTRTSNPPSPPPDYFL; from the exons ATGTCCTCTCCTACCCTCCCCATGCCTCCTCTCCCCCCCAGCCCTCTGGCCATGGAATACCTAAATGACTTTGACCTCCTCAAGTTTGAGGTGAAATCTGACACTCCTCCGCTCCCCCCTCCTTGCGTATATCCAAAATCTGGCCTCCCCCATGACCCTTCCAGCTCTCCCTACACCAGCCACCCTCCGCAAGATTCCAGTTTGAGCTCAAGTCCCTACAACTCGCTGCCACCTTCACCCACGCTTAGCGATGCCCACCCGCCGCCTTCaggctcttcctccctctcttcctcgtcctcctccatctccttcCCCCTCTCCATATCCAACAGCTTTGCCTCTGGTATCAGCTCTGGCTCTCAGGGGAACGTGGAGGGCAGCCCGGCCCACGGAGGCCCTCAGGGCCCCACCCCTGCCTCGCTGGAGGACTTGATCTGGCTGGCGGCGCTGCAACAACAGTTTGGAGGTGAGGTGACGGGGCCTGCCACTTTGCTGGGAGCTTTAGGAGGAGTGCCAGAGagaggggacagagagagggggcaGGTGAATGGCTTCCTGGGCTGTGAGGACGCTGTGGAGGCTCTGCTGAACTCAGCTGCTGCGGCTGTCAGCTCACAG TTCCCAGGTCTTTCTCAAAGCTCAAGCAGCAACCTGGGAGACTCCAGCAGTGACAGCGGAGGAGACATCTCCTGTGCTAAAGCGGGAGACATGTGCCATCGACCGCTTGTCTTCCTGTCCTCCGCGCAACCCTCGCTCCCCAACACTGGCCCTGCCTCCGCTCCCTACCCACAACCCCTCAGCCCCCAGGGTCGCCTTCATCACCACCAGCACCaccatcatcagcatcatccgCACCACCCCATGCATGgcagccatcaccatcatcaccacccACAAGTCAACCAG TGCGGAGTGAACGAGCGCTTCTCTGATGAGCAGCTGGTGAGCCTGTCGGTGCGCGAGCTGAACCGACACCTGCGTGGCGTAAGCAAGGATGAGGTGGTGCGCCTGAAGCAGAAACGCCGCACGCTAAAGAACCGCGGCTATGCCCAGTCCTGCCGCTACAAGCGTTTGCAGCACCGCCACGCTCTGGAGTCAGAGAAACATGTGCTTACACAACAG CTGGAACAGCTACAGTGTGAGCTCACTCGAGTTCTGAGGGAGCGAGACGCCTACAAGGCTCGCTATGAGAAGCTCCTCAGCACTAACCACAGCACTGGCAGCGACGCCCCTCCGACACGCACCAGCAACCCACCTTCCCCACCCCCTGATTACTTCCTCTGA
- the LOC142400072 gene encoding GTP-binding protein REM 2-like, with product MPTDVPGDRLNKEENGNKCDSMTLSSTTTVRRGSTPLPIKHQLRREEAVHDDCDWTSGAAGPSASPIGFGSALDDTPTLAVEGRPDGPLRIALLGQNGVGKSSLAIALAGDMDRTASVDSDGEGYVSTVTVDDEDSTIIIYDNWRQDLSALQCEVCVLVFSVTDRRSFHRTAQLRLLLRETQPQTPIILVGNKSDLVRTREVTSQEAMSSAALFNCLYLEISASLDHRTPELLECAVRLARGQLPWPPGTSADDMSGGGQRESITSRAKRFLSSLVPRYPREREVSKFLRQKSRSCHDLGAL from the exons ATGCCGACAGATGTGCCCGGAGACAGGCTTAACAAGGAGGAGAATGGGAACAAG TGTGACAGCATGACTCTGTCCAGCACTACGACAGTTCGCAGAGGAAGCACTCCTCTGCCAATAAAGCACCAGCTCAGGCGAGAAGAAGCCGTCCATGATGACTGTGACTGGACATCGGGTGCAGCTGGGCCCTCAGCTTCACCAATCGGTTTCGGCTCTGCCCTGGATGACACTCCGACCCTGGCTGTAGAGGGCAGACCTGATGGGCCGTTAAGGATTGCCCTCTTGGGACAGAACGGCGTGGGGAAATCCTCTCTGGCCATCGCCCTTGCCGGGGACATGGACAGGACGGCATCCGTGGATTCTGATG GGGAGGGATATGTGAGCACAGTTACCGTGGATGATGAGGACAGCACCATCATTATCTATGACAACTGGAGACAG GACCTGTCGGCTCTCCAGTGTGAGGTGTGTGTCTTGGTGTTTTCGGTGACTGACAGGCGCAGTTTCCATCGTACCGCTCAACTCCGACTTCTCCTGAGAGAGACTCAGCCCCAGACTCCCATAATCCTCGTTGGTAATAAGAGCGACCTCGTCCGCACGCGGGAGGTCACCTCTCAAG AGGCCATGTCCAGCGCTGCCCTCTTCAACTGTCTGTATCTGGAGATCTCCGCCTCTCTGGATCACCGTACGCCTGAGCTCCTGGAGTGTGCGGTGCGACTAGCCAGAGGCCAGTTGCCGTGGCCTCCGGGGACCAGTGCAGATGACATGAGCGGAGGAGGCCAACGTGAAAGCATCACCTCACGTGCCAAACGTTTCCTGTCCAGCCTGGTGCCCCGGTACCCACGGGAGCGCGAAGTCAGCAAGTTCCTGAGGCAGAAGTCTCGCTCATGCCACGACCTGGGGGCTCTGTGA
- the paics gene encoding bifunctional phosphoribosylaminoimidazole carboxylase/phosphoribosylaminoimidazole succinocarboxamide synthetase, whose translation MERGAERQRGDDREVVDEKGSMERQWGEAEVLALISVWDEIGAQHVAESRVTFELISERLRRLSVVRSWRECQAKSRSLGLQSRKPDAAAGTSGNYSPGVEARPVEGWEEDVGNNRGIYPSSIPIPLHEGMKSRIHPTLPFTPNVAEEGGRHWTDDEVRALLCVWADRSIRERLKSTLRNKCIFQEMARQMQRKFGVVRNWKQCRTKYKNLKYDYKTAKSAHVAGGSSAGSPGKYMKFFEEVEVILLDQGLDNGTTEMQKRLYNGEMGAGRLQIPAANTGQMTTSESEIVIEIDDDDNSDEYDIDGDMDAQCRDVHLMHMDSASSDTFHVVTVSDTGRNWSDQEVKALIQVWSDERICRQLESSTRKRDIFVQISNRLKQQGIERDWKQCHTKYKNLKYLYRSLQRGKTDDSDPRRLMRFYDEVETIMNHATNGSSHDTGAADARHSGTLAMLEGCEENQQEDVYLTKTNTVTAMVGELDEKTCSSDSVSSVATDVASNSNDPKPNAHRQHRLDQHHRLMSPSETWAEKEDTFPGHRGTKRKAVDQESTLQTPAKKLNSGRNSADKVEAQCKEEQEHIPIIKIKSVCSIAHPHPSPQEQDSQRSTSSMASTPELNIGQKLNEGKTKQIFELVDQPGLVLVKSMDQITAGNAARKDQMEGKAAIANKTTSCVFKLLQESGIKTAFVKQHSDTAFIAAHCEMIPIEWVCRRVATGSFLKRNPGVKEGYRFSPVKMEMFFKDDANNDPQWSEEQLLAAKFCLAGLTIGQCEVDIMNRSTVAIFEILEKAWATQNCTLVDMKIEFGVNVKTQEIVLADVIDNDSWRLWPAGDRSQQKDKQVYRDLKEVTPEAMQMVKRNFEWVSERVKLLLEPQASGRVVVLMGSTSDMAHCERIKKACVSYGIPCILRVTSAHKGPDETLRIKAEYEGDGISTVFVAVAGRSNGLGPVMSGNTAYPVINCPPLTPDWGAQDVWSSLRMPSGLGCSTILSPEAAVQFAAQIFGLTNHLVWCKLRASMLNTWVSLKLADKKLQACTL comes from the exons ATGGAGAGAGGTGCAGAGAGACAAAGAGGAGATGATAGGGAGGTTGTGGACGAAAAAGGCTCGATGGAAAGGCAGTGGGGGGAGGCAGAGGTGCTGGCTCTAATATCAGTGTGGGATGAGATTGGAGCTCAGCACgtagcagagagcagagtcaCATTTGAGTTGATCTCAGAGCGTCTAAGGCGGCTCAGTGTTGTGCGCAGCTGGCGGGAGTGTCAGGCCAAGAGCAGGAGCCTGGGACTTCAGAGCAGGAAGCCTGACGCAGCAGCAGGCACATCAGGAAACTACAGCCCAGGAGTGGAAGCAAGGCCGGTGGAGGGCTGGGAGGAAGATGTGGGTAATAACAGAGGAATCTATCCGTCCTCAATCCCAATACCATTGCATGAAG GCATGAAGAGTCGCATCCATCCCACTCTTCCTTTCACTCCCAATGTGGCTGAAGAGGGGGGTCGCCACTGGACAGACGACGAGGTGCGGGCGCTGTTGTGCGTCTGGGCCGACCGGAGTATTCGGGAACGCTTGAAAAGCACGCTACGCAACAAGTGCATCTTCCAAGAGATGGCCCGTCAGATGCAGAGAAAGTTTGGAGTGGTACGCAACTGGAAACAGTGTCGAACCAAATACAAGAATTTGAAGTATGACTACAAGACTGCTAAAAGTGCCCATGTGGCTGGGGGCAGCAGCGCGGGAAGCCCGGGGAAGTACATGAAGTTCTTTGAGGAGGTGGAAGTCATCCTGCTCGACCAGGGACTGGATAATGGGACCACGGAAATGCAGAAGAGGTTGTATAACGGAGAAATGGGAGCAGGGAGGCTACAGATACCAGCAGCCAACACAGGACAGATGACAACCTCAGAGAGTGAGATTGTCATAGAGATCGATGATG aTGACAACAGTGATGAATATGACATTGATGGAGACATGGATGCACAATGTAGAG ACGTCCATTTAATGCACATGGACTCAGCCAGCTCTGACACGTTCCATGTGGTCACGGTGTCAGACACCGGTCGAAACTGGAGCGACCAAGAGGTCAAAGCGCTCATTCAGGTCTGGTCCGACGAGCGCATATGCAGGCAGCTGGAGAGCTCGACCAGAAAGAGGGACATCTTTGTCCAGATCTCCAACAGGTTAAAGCAACAAGGCATTGAACGTGACTGGAAGCAGTGTCACACCAAGTACAAAAACCTCAAGTACCTTTACCGCTCCCTTCAGAGGGGAAAGACTGATGACTCTGACCCAAGACGCCTCATGAGGTTCTACGATGAAGTAGAAACCATTATGAATCACGCTACTAATGGCTCATCACATGACACGGGAGCTGCGGACGCCAGGCACTCAGGCACACTAGCAATGCTGGAGGGATGTGAGGAAAACCAGCAGGAAGACGTCTATCTGACAAAGACAAATACGGTGACGGCAATGGTGGGAGAACTGGACGAAAAAACTTGCAGTTCCGATTCCGTCTCGTCCGTAGCCACCGACGTTGCTTCAAACTCCAACGATCCGAAGCCAAATGCGCACAGGCAGCACCGTTTGGACCAACACCACAGACTGATGA GCCCTTCTGAAACCTGGGCAGAAAAAGAGGATACCTTTCCTGGCCACAGAGGAACGAAGAGGAAAGCTGTGGACCAAG AGTCCACTCTCCAAACACCAGCAAAAAAACTGAACTCTGGCCGTAATTCTGCTGATAAAGTGGAGGCCCAGTGCAAAGAGGAGCAGGAGCACATCCCCATAATAAAGATCAAATCGGTCTGCTCAATAGCCCATCCTCATCCATCCCCACAAGAACAG GACAGTCAAAGATCGACTAGCAGCATGGCCTCCACCCCAG AACTGAACATCGGTCAGAAGCTCAATGAGGGAAAGACGAAGCAGATTTTTGAGCTCGTGGACCAGCCTGGACTGGTTCTGGTCAAGTCCATGGACCAGATCACCGCAGGGAACGCTGCGAGGAAAGATCAAATGGAGGGCAAGGCTGCTATCGCCAACAAAACTACAAGCTGCGTGTTCAAACTGCTCCAGGAATCTG GCATTAAGACTGCCTTTGTGAAGCAGCACTCAGACACGGCGTTCATCGCAGCTCACTGTGAGATGATTCCCATTGAGTGGGTGTGTCGCAGGGTGGCAACTGGATCCTTCCTCAAGAGGAATCCAGGTGTCAAAGAGGGCTACCGCTTCTCCCCCGTGAAGATGGAGATGTTCTTTAAA GATGATGCCAACAATGATCCGCAGTGGTCGGAGGAGCAGCTGCTGGCGGCTAAATTCTGCCTGGCTGGGCTCACTATTGGTCAGTGCGAGGTGGACATCATGAATCGCAGCACTGTGGCCATTTTTGAGATTTTGGAGAAGGCTTGGGCAACTCAGAACTGCACTCTGGTGGACATGAAG ATTGAGTTTGGCGTGAATGTGAAAACACAAGAGATTGTGCTTGCCGACGTGATTGACAATGATTCCTGGAGGCTGTGGCCAGCTGGAGATCGGAGCCAGCAAAAAGATAAGCAG GTGTACCGAGACCTGAAAGAAGTTACTCCAGAGGCGATGCAGATGGTGAAGCGAAACTTTGAATGGGTTTCTGAGAGGGTCAAG ctgctcctggagcCCCAGGCCAGCGGCAGGGTTGTGGTTCTGATGGGCTCCACCTCAGACATGGCTCACTGTGAAAGAATCAAGAAGGCTTGCGTCTCCTATGGGATCCCCTGCATCCTGAGGGTCACCTCAGCACACAAGGGTCCAGATGAGACTCTCCGTATTAAAGCAGAATATGAAG GTGATGGCATCTCCACCGTATTTGTGGCCGTCGCCGGCAGAAGTAACGGTCTCGGGCCGGTGATGTCTGGAAACACAGCGTATCCTGTCATCAACTGCCCTCCTCTCACCCCAGACTGGGGAGCACAAGATGTCTGGTCATCCCTCCGTATGCCAAGTG GTCTTGGCTGCTCCACAATCCTTTCTCCTGAGGCTGCCGTTCAGTTCGCTGCGCAGATCTTTGGCCTGACCAACCACCTGGTGTGGTGCAAACTTAGAGCCTCCATGCTCAACACCTGGGTGTCTCTCAAGCTGGCGGACAAAAAGTTGCAGGCCTGCACCCTCTAA
- the ppat gene encoding amidophosphoribosyltransferase, giving the protein MEFEESGIGEECGVFGCVAAGEWPTQLEVAQVLTLGLVALQHRGQESAGIVTSNGASSPTYTSHKGMGLVSSAFPPEALLKLRYGNLGICHTRYSTTGISELQNCQPFVVDTLHGKIAVAHNGELVNAKALRKKVMRHGVGLSTCSDSELITQLLALTPPMEELDTPDWVARIKNLMSETPTSYSLLVMYKDVIYAVRDLFGNRPLCIGRIVPISKLHSAAAGEEDTEGWVVSSESCSFQSIGAKYYREVLPGEIVQISKHGVKSLSVVPRPEGDLPAFCIFEYVYFARPDSIFEGQMVYTVRQRCGRQLAIEAPTNADVVSTVPESATPAALGYAQQSGLPYMEVLCKNRYVGRTFIQPNTRLRQLGVAKKFGVLTDNFAGKRVVLIDDSIVRGNTISPIIKLLREAGATEVHIRVASPPIKFPCYMGINIPTKEELIANKPEFKDIAGYIGADSVEYLTVEGLVSAVQEGITSLQEKDKISSNNKSSGRVGHCTACLTGKYPVELEW; this is encoded by the exons ATGGAGTTTGAGGAGTCCGGTATCGGGGAGGAGTGCGGGGTTTTCGGCTGTGTTGCAGCTGGAGAGTGGCCCACACAGCTGGAGGTGGCTCAGGTGTTGACTTTGGGACTCGTGGCGTTACAGCACAG GGGTCAGGAAAGTGCTGGGATTGTCACAAGTAATGGAGCCAGCTCACCCACATACACAAGCCACAAG GGCATGGGATTAGTGAGCAGTGCTTTCCCACCAGAGGCCCTTCTTAAACTGCGCTATGGTAACCTCGGCATTTGTCACACACGCTATTCAACCACTGGGATCTCAGAGCTGCAGAACTGCCAGCCCTTTGTGGTGGATACACTGCATGGCAAGATTGCTGTAGCCCACAATGGAGAGTTGGTTAATGCCAAAGCCTTGAGGAAAAAG GTAATGCGCCATGGTGTCGGCCTCTCCACGTGCTCAGACAGCGAGCTCATCACCCAGCTGCTGGCTTTGACTCCACCCATGGAGGAGCTGGACACACCGGACTGGGTTGCCAG AATTAAAAACCTCATGTCTGAAACTCCGACGTCGTACTCGCTGTTGGTCATGTACAAAGATGTCATCTACGCGGTGCGTGACCTTTTTGGGAATCGGCCCCTCTGCATTGGACGGATTGTGCCCATCTCAAAGCTCCACAGTGCAG CtgcaggagaggaggacactgaggGGTGGGTTGTGTCATCAGAGTCGTGCAGCTTCCAGTCGATTGGTGCCAA GTATTACAGAGAGGTGTTACCGGGGGAAATCGTCCAGATATCCAAGCATGGTGTCAAGTCTCTGAGTGTTGTGCCCCGCCCTGAAGGAGACCTCCCTGCCTTCTGCATCTTTGAAtatgtttattttgccagaCCAGACTCCATCTTCGAAG GACAGATGGTGTATACAGTGAGGCAGCGCTGTGGTCGGCAGTTAGCCATTGAGGCTCCAACAAATGCGGACGTGGTCAGCACTGTCCCAGAGTCTGCCACCCCTGCTGCTCTGGGTTATGCTCAGCAG TCTGGTCTTCCCTACATGGAGGTTCTGTGTAAGAACCGCTACGTTGGAAGAACATTTATTCAGCCAAATACCCGCTTGAGGCAACTAGGAGTTGCTAAGAAGTTTGGGGTGCTGACAGACAACTTTGCTGGGAAGCGTGTGGTGCTAATTGATGACTCCATCGTCAGAGGCAACACAATCTCCCCCATTATTAAACTGCTGCGGGAAGCTGGTGCAACAGAG GTCCACATCAGGGTGGCATCACCACCCATCAAGTTCCCTTGCTACATGGGCATCAACATTCCAACAAAGGAGGAGCTCATTGCCAACAAGCCAGAGTTTAAGGACATTGCTGGTTATATTG GTGCTGACAGTGTTGAGTATCTAACTGTGGAGGGCCTCGTATCAGCTGTCCAGGAGGGGATAACTTCTCTCCAAGAGAAGGATAAGATCAGCTCCAACAACAAATCCAGTGGGAGAGTGGGCCACTGCACTGCCTGCCTAACTGGGAAATATCCAGTGGAGCTGGAGTGGTAA
- the LOC142400076 gene encoding uncharacterized protein LOC142400076, translated as MEQLVKKRLYENSLNFKMSLDRIIDKYSRLQHQDGGLEVNLSNLKSSTLGHYINLSKKTLDILQSKSPTDLSELSLNAQDITGDSQLDVTHQEDGEDESCDSIIQFVVDNHNGTVGSLEASLKSFSEGELQPEDQDEDLQMSLSSNGSSLVELYPSMVSRIGRAWHRQHVSAAADSVLRRYRRWRQQSKRSNLNGTFDVSLRHANCNPIEMSSRSLLRDRSSSPVKRQLVRAETTPRSAGKERGLLRRERPHPVRVMNFSEIFEPKEISLNETFTVGQLSPPKLPQLGERASIYTAWLSQPRHAAAEASEDPPFRLKRFPEPSHRSGRSTCATESPAVRERPGIYSSPLRQSPFKAIVRTTLSRSPHAFSRSPKEYSMVSCSREPMRPRSLSTSLSSPPRRPVVQLRMLYPQDSHQSLQPQSRSPLSARTADGHHRLRRHLSFDSLLPPRSTSYSPKKIDEDFMKLYHKFACQNKSASFNGPPCRLCARSSKATGGHSSSALAALALSPHRSVLRKRHRELGWNDHPQSKYSREEYCTYSPGSKSHRRELPRDCLSPSELPHLGLSYSPSQRRTQRPLAHQEAWMSRHRPGSAADFSGL; from the exons ATGGAGCAGCTCGTCAAGAAACGATTGTATGAAAATAGCCTCAACTTTAAAATGTCACTGGATCGAATCATAGACAAG TATTCAAGACTTCAGCACCAAGACGGAGGGTTAGAGGTGAACCTCAGCAATCTAAAATCCAGCA CACTTGGACACTACATAAACTTGTCCAAAAAAACGCTGGACATACTGCAGTCCAAG AGCCCGACAGATTTGAGCGAGTTGTCATTAAATG CACAGGACATTACAGGAGACTCTCAG TTGGACGTCACTCATCAAGAGGATGGAGAAGATGAGTCTTGTGACTCCATCATCCAGTTTGTGGTGGACAATCACA ACGGAACTGTTGGCTCATTGGAAGCGAGTTTGAAAAGCTTTTCTGAGGGTGAACTCCAGCCAGAGGATCAGGACGAGGACCTGCAAATGTCTCTGAGTAGTAACGGCAGTTCCTTGGTGGAGCTCTACCCCAGCATGGTTAGTCGAATAGGGAGAGCTTGGCACCGGCAGCATGTCTCTGCGGCGGCCGACTCGGTGCTGAGGAGGTACCGCAGGTGGCGGCAGCAGTCAAAAAGAAGCAATCTCAACGGCACCTTCGATGTTTCGCTGAGACACGCCAACTGCAACCCAATAGAGATGAGCAGCAGGTCGCTGCTCAGGGATCGCTCCAGCAGCCCCGTGAAAAGGCAGCTGGTGAGGGCTGAAACAACCCCTCGTTCTGCTGGTAAGGAGAGAGGCTTGCTGAGAAGAGAGCGGCCCCATCCAGTCCGTGTGATGAATTTCTCTGAGATCTTTGAACCGAAAGAAATCTCACTGAATGAGACCTTCACTGTGGGTCAGCTGTCCCCACCCAAACTGCCCCAGCTGGGAGAGCGTGCGTCCATTTACACCGCCTGGCTTTCACAACCTCGCCACGCTGCTGCCGAAGCATCCGAGGATCCACCCTTCAGGCTTAAAAGGTTTCCCGAGCCGTCACATCGATCAGGCCGCTCCACATGTGCAACAGAGAGCCCTGCTGTAAGAGAGAGGCCCGGTATCTACAGCTCCCCTCTCAGGCAGAGTCCTTTCAAAGCAATAGTGAGGACCACCCTCAGTAGGTCGCCTCATGCGTTTTCCAGAAGCCCCAAAGAATATTCCATGGTCAGCTGTTCCCGAGAGCCAATGAGGCCTCGGTCGCTGTCCACATCTCTGTCCTCCCCCCCTCGGAGGCCGGTTGTGCAGCTAAGGATGCTTTACCCTCAAGACTCCCATCAGTCTTTGCAGCCTCAGTCTCGCTCTCCTCTGTCAGCCAGGACAGCAGACGGCCATCACAGACTCAGACGACACCTCTCCTTTGACTCCTTACTGCCACCGCGCTCCACCTCTTACTCGCCAAAGAAAATTGACGAAGACTTCATGAAACTTTACCACAAGTTTGCATGCCAGAACAAGTCGGCTTCCTTTAATGGCCCTCCCTGCCGTCTCTGTGCGAGAAGCTCCAAGGCCACCGGGGGCCACTCTTCCTCGGCGCTGGCGGCTCTAGCCTTGTCGCCCCACCGCTCCGTCCTGAGGAAACGCCACAGGGAGCTGGGATGGAACGACCATCCCCAGTCCAAATATTCCAGGGAGGAGTACTGCACATACTCCCCAGGGTCCAAAAGCCACAGGAGAGAGCTGCCGAGGGACTGCCTTTCTCCATCTGAGCTACCTCACTTAGGCCTCTCGTACAGCCCAAGCCAGCGCAGAACCCAGCGGCCGTTGGCGCATCAGGAAGCCTGGATGAGTCGGCACCGGCCTGGATCTGCAGCCGATTTTTCTGGCCTAT GA